A genomic window from Streptomyces sp. MST-110588 includes:
- a CDS encoding Lrp/AsnC family transcriptional regulator — MAVDALDAKILRLLLEQPRTSVREYARILGIARGTVQARLDRLERDGVITQYGPRLSPAALGHPVLAFVHIEVTQGHLEEMADALAEVPEIIEAFSTTGGGDLLARVVARDAAHLEDVIQQLIKLPGVVRTRTEVALRERVPHRMLPLVEAVGNTAKPR; from the coding sequence ATGGCTGTGGACGCCCTCGACGCGAAGATCCTCCGGCTGCTGCTGGAACAGCCGCGCACGAGCGTGCGGGAGTACGCGCGCATCCTCGGTATCGCCCGGGGCACGGTCCAGGCGCGGCTGGACCGGCTGGAGCGCGACGGGGTGATCACGCAGTACGGCCCGCGTCTGTCCCCCGCCGCGCTCGGTCACCCGGTCCTGGCGTTCGTCCACATCGAGGTCACCCAGGGGCACCTGGAGGAGATGGCGGACGCGCTGGCCGAGGTACCGGAGATCATCGAGGCGTTCTCGACCACCGGCGGCGGGGACCTGCTGGCCCGGGTGGTGGCACGGGACGCGGCGCATCTGGAGGATGTGATCCAGCAGTTGATCAAGCTGCCCGGTGTGGTGCGCACCCGCACGGAGGTGGCACTGCGGGAGCGGGTGCCGCACCGGATGCTTCCGCTGGTCGAGGCGGTGGGGAACACCGCGAAACCACGATGA
- a CDS encoding GNAT family N-acetyltransferase yields MSTTGPHDPHHPHGAHDPHTLEAPAFGSVGTLVYRSARPEDDAAIEAIDGSFTTDTVFEVVNTGTGFTIRPTAVDPPIHKEFPDDEDVEDDDGDEGEGEDDERSPDVHTVVAVDGGHVCGFLTTKYASWNRRLTIADVEVAPTHRGQGVGRTLLRHAVDRARALGASHVWLEVTNINAPAIRAYLRFGFTFCGLDTSLYDGTASAGETALFMSLPCTDAPSA; encoded by the coding sequence ATGTCGACAACCGGACCTCACGACCCTCACCACCCCCATGGCGCCCACGACCCCCACACGTTAGAAGCACCGGCCTTCGGATCTGTCGGAACGCTGGTCTACCGCTCGGCACGCCCCGAGGACGACGCGGCCATCGAAGCCATCGACGGCTCGTTCACCACGGACACCGTCTTCGAGGTGGTGAACACCGGCACGGGATTCACCATCCGCCCCACCGCCGTGGACCCGCCGATCCACAAGGAGTTCCCGGACGACGAGGACGTCGAGGATGACGATGGCGACGAGGGCGAGGGCGAAGACGACGAGCGTTCGCCCGATGTCCACACCGTCGTGGCCGTCGACGGTGGCCATGTCTGTGGCTTCCTCACCACGAAGTACGCCTCCTGGAACCGCCGGCTGACCATCGCCGACGTCGAGGTGGCTCCCACCCACCGGGGCCAGGGCGTGGGCCGCACCTTGCTGCGTCATGCGGTCGACCGCGCGCGGGCCCTCGGCGCGAGCCACGTCTGGCTGGAGGTCACCAACATCAACGCCCCGGCCATCCGTGCCTATCTGCGCTTCGGCTTCACCTTCTGCGGACTGGACACCTCCTTGTACGACGGCACGGCATCCGCCGGCGAGACGGCACTGTTCATGAGCCTGCCCTGCACCGACGCGCCCAGCGCCTGA
- a CDS encoding ABC transporter permease: MTGQKGRGGLVGAIAAEWTKLWTVRSTWVALASTAALIIAYTVIAGGAARSAPADGSGGGLPTAPLDNLGTGVAFMGQFGVLALATMVMATEYSTGSIRSTLLWVPVRYRVLLAKCLVLFPVLFVSGLVLTPVGVGSAVAALGDAAQSVTAEDAVARAFAVGGYLAATGVIVVGIGAAVRSVAGTLTVGFLLMLVLPMTMQSTSVEFLSKAADYLPGPAGMHLMGVAENQAYGTPAAVGLLAIWAVAANVVGYCVLRSRDA; the protein is encoded by the coding sequence GTGACAGGCCAAAAGGGACGCGGTGGGCTGGTCGGGGCCATCGCCGCGGAGTGGACCAAGTTATGGACCGTGCGCTCCACCTGGGTGGCTCTCGCCTCGACGGCGGCGCTGATCATCGCCTATACGGTCATCGCGGGTGGTGCCGCGCGGTCCGCTCCCGCGGACGGCTCCGGTGGCGGGCTGCCGACCGCGCCGCTGGACAATCTGGGGACCGGGGTCGCGTTCATGGGCCAGTTCGGGGTTCTGGCACTGGCCACGATGGTCATGGCGACCGAATACTCGACCGGCAGTATCCGTTCGACGCTGCTGTGGGTGCCGGTCCGCTATCGGGTGCTGCTGGCGAAATGCCTGGTGCTCTTCCCGGTGCTCTTCGTGTCCGGCCTGGTGCTCACGCCCGTGGGGGTGGGGTCCGCCGTCGCCGCGCTCGGTGATGCGGCACAGTCGGTGACCGCCGAGGACGCCGTCGCCCGGGCGTTCGCCGTCGGAGGCTATCTCGCCGCCACAGGTGTCATCGTCGTGGGTATAGGTGCAGCCGTCCGCAGCGTCGCGGGCACGCTCACCGTGGGGTTCCTGTTGATGCTGGTACTTCCGATGACCATGCAGTCCACGTCGGTGGAGTTCCTCTCCAAGGCGGCCGACTACCTGCCCGGACCGGCCGGCATGCATCTGATGGGGGTCGCCGAGAACCAGGCGTACGGCACTCCGGCGGCCGTGGGGCTGCTGGCGATATGGGCGGTGGCGGCCAATGTCGTCGGGTACTGCGTACTCCGCTCACGCGACGCCTGA